One Paenibacillus sp. FSL W8-0186 genomic window carries:
- a CDS encoding DUF378 domain-containing protein, which yields MKTLDTIALTLLIIGGINWLLVGLFQYDLVASIFGGQGSGAARIIYAIVGISALYCIKFFGSTAVDNNRATR from the coding sequence GTGAAAACATTAGATACGATTGCTCTTACACTGCTAATTATCGGCGGCATTAACTGGCTGCTGGTCGGGTTGTTCCAGTATGATTTGGTAGCCTCGATCTTCGGCGGGCAAGGCAGCGGAGCTGCCCGCATCATTTATGCGATTGTCGGCATTTCTGCTCTGTACTGCATCAAGTTTTTTGGCAGCACTGCCGTGGATAACAACAGGGCTACCCGTTAA
- a CDS encoding LacI family DNA-binding transcriptional regulator, with product MPNIKQIAEAAGVSVSTVSRVLNNHPYVREDKRKAVEEAVERLQYSRNMNAVHLVKGATQTIGVILPQINNAYFGRVVEGIGEQALQVNYQLMLCQTGYRTHEERRALHMLRDKIVDGLIIVSRSLSLNQIEKYAKYGPITLCEEVRGRSLSCVYFDHYASFQKAIIYLWNKGHRRIGYTVNRRNSASSTTRNKAYLDTLASLGGESRENWIFDNCMHLEDGARLLTKILAMDDPPSALLITGDQVAAGLMIAAHNQGVRVPDDLAFIGLDNQPISKLLGITTIDNRLNEIGAEAFGISYRQITKQTDSTIIQELGFKIVERSSV from the coding sequence GTGCCAAACATTAAGCAGATCGCCGAGGCTGCCGGAGTTTCTGTCAGCACGGTTTCCCGGGTCCTGAACAATCACCCCTATGTCCGGGAGGATAAGCGCAAGGCCGTCGAAGAGGCCGTTGAACGTCTGCAATATTCACGCAACATGAATGCCGTCCATCTGGTCAAAGGAGCGACGCAAACGATCGGCGTCATTCTGCCCCAAATCAATAATGCCTACTTCGGCAGAGTCGTCGAAGGGATCGGAGAGCAGGCGCTGCAGGTCAATTACCAGTTGATGCTGTGCCAGACAGGCTACCGTACCCATGAGGAACGGCGGGCGCTGCACATGCTGAGGGATAAGATCGTGGATGGACTCATCATCGTCTCGCGCTCGCTCTCCTTGAATCAAATCGAGAAATATGCCAAATACGGCCCCATTACACTGTGTGAAGAAGTGCGCGGCCGCTCCTTATCCTGCGTTTATTTCGATCATTATGCCTCTTTCCAAAAAGCAATCATCTACCTGTGGAATAAAGGCCACCGCCGAATCGGCTACACGGTGAACCGCAGGAATAGTGCCAGCAGTACCACCCGCAATAAGGCATACCTGGACACGCTGGCTTCCCTCGGAGGTGAGAGCCGTGAGAACTGGATCTTCGACAACTGCATGCATCTCGAGGATGGCGCCAGGCTGCTGACAAAAATCTTGGCCATGGACGACCCGCCGAGCGCTCTCCTGATCACCGGAGATCAGGTAGCCGCCGGACTGATGATCGCCGCCCATAATCAAGGCGTGCGGGTTCCCGACGATCTTGCCTTCATCGGCCTCGATAACCAGCCGATCTCCAAGCTGCTCGGCATTACCACGATCGATAACCGGCTGAACGAGATCGGCGCAGAGGCCTTCGGCATCAGCTACAGGCAAATTACCAAACAGACCGACAGCACGATCATCCAGGAGCTTGGCTTCAAAATCGTCGAACGGTCCAGCGTTTAG